The following proteins are co-located in the Dietzia timorensis genome:
- a CDS encoding metal-sulfur cluster assembly factor — protein MSYNGEFRPAADRTEQSPEDLELAADVEEAMRDVVDPELGINVVDLGLVYDIWIHDGKTARVDMTLTSAACPLTDMIEDQAHSAVVDDGPCDELELNWVWMPPWGPEKITDDGREQLRALGFTI, from the coding sequence ATGTCCTACAACGGCGAGTTCCGACCCGCAGCCGACCGCACCGAGCAGAGCCCCGAGGACCTCGAGCTCGCCGCGGATGTCGAGGAGGCGATGCGCGACGTCGTCGACCCCGAGCTCGGCATCAACGTGGTCGATCTCGGCCTCGTGTATGACATATGGATTCACGACGGCAAGACCGCCCGTGTCGACATGACGCTCACCTCGGCCGCGTGCCCGCTCACGGACATGATCGAGGATCAGGCGCACAGCGCGGTCGTCGACGACGGGCCGTGCGATGAGCTCGAGCTCAATTGGGTATGGATGCCGCCGTGGGGTCCGGAGAAGATTACCGACGACGGACGCGAGCAGCTCCGCGCGCTCGGCTTCACGATCTGA
- the acnA gene encoding aconitate hydratase AcnA — protein MTASQNSFDARGTLEVGDDSYEIYRLSAVPGTESLPYSLKVLAENLLRTEDGANVTSDHINALANWDPSANPDTEIQFTPARVIMQDFTGVPCIVDLATMREAVKNLGGDPDKVNPLAPAEMVIDHSVIIEAFGASDSFERNVEIEYQRNGERYQFLRWGQGAFDDFKVVPPGTGIVHQVNIEYLARSIMVRDGKAYPDTCVGTDSHTTMENGLGVLGWGVGGIEAEAAMLGQPISMLIPRVVGFKLSGEIQPGVTATDVVLTITEMLRQHGVVGKFVEFYGAGVAAVPLANRATIGNMSPEFGSTCAIFPIDDVTIDYLRLTGRDESQLALVEAYAKEQGMWLDPESEEPKYSEYLELDLSTVVPSIAGPKRPQDRIELSDSKATFRKDIHNYVSDTEDADAAKAKMAAEGGEPESNPVAAKLSFSEGDAIVADASVGAEGRPSNPTALEHDGENVVLDHGIVTIASITSCTNTSNPSVMIGAGLLARKAAEKGLKAKPWVKTSMAPGSQVVTEYYERAGLWPDLEALGFYLVGYGCTTCIGNSGPLPEDISKAIQDNDLTATAVLSGNRNFEGRINPDVKMNYLASPPLVIAYAIAGTMDFDFESDSLGKDSDGNDVFLKDIWPSTEEIETTIQASISRKEYTEKYADVFAGDDRWRNLPIPEGKIFEWDDKSTYVRKAPYFDGMELEPTPVSDVKGARVLAKLGDSVTTDHISPASTIKPGTPAAQYLDANGVARRDYNSFGSRRGNHEVMIRGTFANIRLQNQLLDGVSGGYTRDFTEEGAPQAFIYDAAQNYAAKDIPLVVLGGKEYGTGSSRDWAAKGTRLLGVQAVIAESFERIHRSNLIGMGVIPLQFPEGESHGSLGLDGTETFDITGIEELNNGSTPKTVKVVATKEDGKTVEFDADVRIDTPGEADYYRNGGILQFVLRNMIKS, from the coding sequence GTGACTGCTAGCCAGAACAGCTTCGACGCTCGCGGAACCCTAGAGGTTGGCGACGACAGCTACGAGATCTACCGCCTTTCGGCCGTACCGGGAACGGAATCGCTTCCCTATTCCCTGAAGGTCCTCGCCGAAAACCTGCTTCGCACCGAGGACGGCGCGAACGTCACCTCCGACCACATCAACGCCTTGGCGAATTGGGATCCGAGCGCGAACCCGGACACCGAGATCCAGTTCACGCCCGCCCGCGTCATCATGCAGGACTTCACCGGCGTGCCCTGCATCGTGGACCTCGCCACGATGCGTGAGGCCGTGAAGAACCTCGGTGGCGACCCGGACAAGGTCAACCCCCTCGCGCCGGCCGAGATGGTCATCGACCACTCGGTCATCATCGAGGCCTTCGGCGCCAGCGACTCCTTCGAGCGCAACGTCGAGATCGAGTACCAGCGCAACGGCGAGCGTTACCAGTTCCTGCGCTGGGGTCAGGGCGCGTTCGATGACTTCAAGGTCGTCCCCCCGGGCACCGGTATCGTCCACCAGGTCAACATCGAGTACCTCGCTCGTTCGATCATGGTCCGCGACGGGAAGGCGTACCCCGACACGTGTGTCGGTACCGACTCGCACACGACCATGGAGAACGGCCTCGGCGTGCTCGGCTGGGGCGTCGGCGGAATCGAGGCCGAGGCCGCGATGCTTGGCCAGCCCATTTCGATGCTCATCCCGCGCGTCGTCGGCTTCAAGCTCTCCGGCGAGATCCAGCCGGGCGTGACGGCGACGGACGTCGTGCTCACGATCACCGAAATGCTCCGCCAGCACGGCGTCGTCGGCAAGTTCGTCGAGTTCTACGGCGCCGGCGTTGCCGCCGTGCCGCTGGCCAACCGCGCCACTATCGGCAACATGTCGCCGGAGTTCGGTTCGACCTGCGCGATCTTCCCGATCGACGACGTCACCATCGATTACCTTCGCCTGACCGGTCGCGACGAGAGCCAGCTCGCGCTCGTCGAGGCCTACGCCAAGGAACAGGGCATGTGGCTCGATCCCGAGTCCGAGGAGCCGAAGTACTCCGAGTACCTCGAGCTCGACCTGTCCACGGTTGTCCCCTCGATCGCCGGCCCGAAGCGCCCGCAGGACCGCATCGAGCTGTCCGATTCGAAGGCGACCTTCCGCAAGGACATCCACAATTACGTCTCCGACACCGAGGATGCCGACGCCGCGAAGGCGAAGATGGCCGCCGAGGGCGGGGAGCCGGAGAGCAACCCGGTCGCTGCGAAGCTCTCGTTCTCCGAGGGTGATGCGATCGTCGCCGACGCTTCCGTCGGCGCCGAGGGGCGCCCGTCGAATCCGACCGCGCTCGAGCACGACGGCGAGAACGTCGTCCTCGACCACGGCATCGTCACGATCGCCTCGATCACCTCGTGCACGAACACCTCGAACCCGTCGGTGATGATCGGCGCGGGCCTGCTCGCCCGTAAGGCCGCCGAGAAGGGCCTCAAAGCCAAGCCATGGGTCAAGACCTCCATGGCCCCGGGTTCCCAGGTCGTCACCGAGTACTACGAGCGCGCCGGTCTCTGGCCGGACCTCGAGGCCCTCGGTTTCTACCTGGTCGGCTACGGCTGCACCACCTGCATCGGCAACTCCGGACCGCTGCCCGAGGACATCTCCAAGGCCATCCAGGACAACGACCTCACCGCGACCGCCGTTCTCTCCGGTAACCGCAACTTCGAGGGGCGCATCAACCCGGACGTGAAGATGAACTACCTCGCGTCGCCGCCGCTCGTCATCGCCTATGCGATCGCGGGCACCATGGACTTCGACTTCGAGTCCGATTCGCTCGGCAAGGACTCCGACGGCAACGACGTCTTCCTCAAGGACATATGGCCCTCCACCGAAGAGATCGAGACCACGATTCAGGCGTCGATCTCCCGTAAGGAGTACACCGAGAAGTACGCAGACGTGTTCGCCGGCGATGATCGCTGGCGCAATCTGCCGATCCCCGAGGGCAAGATCTTCGAGTGGGACGATAAGTCGACCTACGTGCGCAAGGCGCCGTACTTCGATGGCATGGAGCTCGAGCCGACTCCGGTCTCCGACGTCAAGGGCGCTCGCGTTCTCGCAAAGCTCGGCGACTCGGTCACCACCGACCACATCTCCCCCGCCTCGACGATCAAGCCGGGCACTCCTGCCGCGCAGTACCTCGACGCCAACGGTGTCGCGCGCCGCGACTACAACTCCTTCGGTTCCCGTCGCGGTAACCACGAGGTCATGATTCGCGGTACTTTCGCCAATATTCGTCTCCAGAACCAGCTGCTGGACGGCGTCTCGGGCGGCTACACCCGCGACTTCACCGAAGAGGGAGCACCGCAGGCGTTCATTTACGACGCCGCGCAGAACTACGCGGCCAAGGACATCCCGCTCGTGGTTCTCGGTGGCAAGGAGTACGGAACCGGTTCTTCGCGCGACTGGGCTGCCAAGGGCACGCGCCTCCTCGGCGTTCAGGCGGTTATCGCCGAGTCCTTCGAGCGCATCCACCGCTCGAACCTCATCGGCATGGGCGTCATCCCGCTTCAGTTCCCGGAGGGCGAGTCCCACGGCTCACTCGGCCTGGACGGCACCGAGACCTTCGACATCACCGGTATCGAGGAGCTCAACAACGGCTCGACGCCGAAGACCGTCAAGGTCGTTGCCACCAAGGAAGACGGCAAGACCGTGGAGTTCGACGCCGACGTGCGCATCGACACCCCCGGTGAGGCCGACTACTACCGCAACGGCGGCATCCTGCAGTTCGTTCTGCGCAACATGATCAAGAGCTAA
- a CDS encoding AAA family ATPase produces the protein MTDISSSSSSSRSSGEDDAKVLEQLLYQVKKVIVGQDAMLEMVLAGLLARGHVLLEGVPGVAKTLTVETFAKVIGGSFSRLQFTPDLVPSDIVGTRIYRQGSETFDVELGPVMANFVLADEINRAPAKVQSALLEVMAEGHVSVGGNTFDVPKPFLVLATQNPIENEGVYPLPEAQRDRFLFKLVVDYPSAEEEREIVYRMGSTPPEASQLLDTVQLGAMQARVREVFVHHSLIDYVVRVVEATRTPEQFGLNDVSRWLSYGASPRATLGAISAARAIALIRGRDYVVPQDVVDVLPAVLRHRLVLTYDALADEVDAESIIGHVLSSVPLPQVSASGGPNPVQPQAPAAPVGGPGQSVPGPGYSPQPGTAPAAPRPESGPQHAAHNRPNTWGQQGPQQNSQD, from the coding sequence GTGACAGACATATCTTCAAGCTCGTCCAGCTCACGTTCCTCCGGCGAGGATGACGCCAAGGTCCTGGAGCAGTTGCTCTATCAGGTCAAGAAGGTCATCGTCGGCCAGGACGCGATGCTCGAGATGGTTCTCGCGGGATTGCTCGCTCGCGGTCACGTTCTTCTCGAGGGCGTGCCCGGTGTGGCCAAGACCCTGACGGTCGAGACGTTTGCGAAAGTCATCGGCGGATCGTTCTCCCGTCTGCAGTTCACGCCCGACCTGGTGCCCTCCGACATCGTCGGCACGCGCATCTATCGCCAGGGGAGTGAGACCTTCGACGTCGAACTCGGACCGGTGATGGCGAATTTCGTGCTCGCGGACGAGATCAACCGCGCTCCGGCGAAGGTGCAATCGGCGCTCCTGGAGGTGATGGCAGAAGGGCATGTCTCCGTCGGCGGTAACACCTTCGACGTGCCCAAACCCTTCCTCGTGCTCGCGACCCAGAATCCGATCGAAAACGAGGGCGTGTACCCGCTTCCCGAAGCACAGCGTGACCGCTTCCTCTTCAAGCTTGTCGTCGACTATCCCTCCGCCGAGGAGGAGCGCGAGATCGTCTACCGGATGGGTAGCACGCCGCCGGAGGCCTCCCAACTTCTCGATACCGTACAACTCGGCGCGATGCAGGCTCGCGTGCGTGAGGTCTTCGTCCACCATTCCTTGATCGATTACGTCGTGCGCGTCGTCGAGGCGACGCGCACGCCCGAGCAGTTCGGGCTGAATGATGTATCACGGTGGCTGTCCTATGGAGCTTCTCCTCGTGCCACCCTCGGCGCTATCAGCGCAGCTCGTGCAATCGCGCTCATCCGCGGCCGCGATTACGTGGTTCCTCAGGACGTGGTTGACGTCTTGCCGGCCGTGCTTCGCCACCGTCTCGTACTCACCTATGACGCACTCGCGGACGAGGTCGATGCCGAGTCGATCATCGGCCATGTCCTCTCCTCGGTTCCGCTCCCACAGGTGTCGGCCTCGGGCGGGCCGAATCCGGTCCAACCCCAAGCGCCCGCCGCGCCTGTGGGTGGACCCGGGCAATCCGTGCCCGGTCCAGGATATTCGCCGCAACCCGGAACCGCCCCCGCGGCTCCTCGCCCTGAGTCGGGCCCGCAGCACGCCGCCCACAACCGCCCGAACACCTGGGGACAGCAGGGCCCGCAGCAGAATTCGCAGGACTAG
- a CDS encoding DUF58 domain-containing protein, producing the protein MRSTHSEEDRETPPHGRDKVLTSASTRARIARLELTVLRKIDGVLLGNYQGLIPGPGSEPGESREYQVGDDVRLMDWSVTARTTVPHVHQTIADRELETWLLVDLSPSIDAGSHVDENGEVVTKRDLALASAATFGLLASTAGNRVGVVIVGGADPVIVPPSAGKEHVRSILELVATTPSAVTNDDDTDDEDAAQAARGSSQNSGRGTDNRAQSGGIRARAARAWKRIRPPKTDRQAPHKDSALERGATALRGLARRRGLIVVISDFLGEMDWERSLRVLATRQQIVSARLTDPLDVALPQIGNVSLRDPVSGEVLDVDVTAEQAANYQFAARRHRREVVTALRHCGAPILALRTDRDWVRDVIEFAEMRRRGAFPDGERTLADLEMSR; encoded by the coding sequence ATGCGTTCGACTCATTCCGAGGAAGACCGGGAAACGCCACCGCACGGTCGAGACAAGGTATTGACCTCGGCGAGCACCCGGGCTCGCATAGCCCGGCTCGAACTGACGGTGTTGCGCAAGATCGACGGTGTCCTGCTCGGTAACTACCAGGGTTTGATTCCCGGACCCGGATCGGAGCCCGGGGAGAGTCGGGAATATCAGGTAGGTGACGATGTCCGCCTCATGGACTGGTCGGTCACCGCGCGCACCACGGTTCCTCACGTGCACCAGACCATTGCCGATCGGGAATTGGAGACCTGGCTTCTCGTCGATCTGTCCCCATCCATCGACGCGGGAAGCCATGTCGACGAGAACGGCGAGGTCGTCACCAAGCGCGACCTCGCGCTCGCCTCGGCCGCGACGTTCGGACTGCTGGCTTCTACCGCGGGCAACCGCGTCGGCGTGGTGATCGTCGGTGGCGCGGACCCCGTGATCGTCCCCCCTTCGGCCGGCAAGGAACACGTCCGCAGCATTCTGGAGCTCGTTGCGACGACGCCGTCCGCCGTCACAAACGACGACGATACGGACGATGAGGACGCAGCACAGGCTGCGCGAGGCTCGAGCCAGAATTCCGGACGCGGCACCGACAACCGGGCTCAGTCCGGCGGTATTCGCGCGAGGGCGGCGCGCGCCTGGAAAAGGATTCGGCCGCCCAAGACCGACCGCCAGGCACCGCACAAGGACTCCGCGCTCGAACGCGGTGCAACGGCGCTTCGCGGTCTCGCGCGCCGGCGAGGTCTCATCGTCGTGATCTCCGATTTCCTCGGAGAAATGGACTGGGAGCGCTCGCTGCGGGTACTGGCGACCCGCCAACAGATAGTCTCGGCGCGGCTCACCGATCCGCTTGACGTCGCACTGCCGCAAATCGGAAACGTCTCGCTGCGCGATCCGGTCAGCGGGGAAGTGCTCGACGTGGATGTCACCGCAGAGCAGGCCGCGAACTACCAGTTCGCGGCGAGGCGCCATCGCCGGGAGGTCGTCACCGCTCTGCGACACTGCGGTGCACCGATCCTCGCGCTGCGCACCGACCGTGATTGGGTTCGCGACGTCATCGAATTTGCCGAGATGCGCAGGCGTGGCGCCTTCCCCGACGGCGAACGTACGCTCGCCGATCTGGAGATGAGCCGATGA
- a CDS encoding DUF6676 family protein: protein MADLENIPKADRPPMPLLGDDWMEWAQFDEVNADLSAGNISAPDELVEGLEPIVDHAASNGVDLNIVITDQEVGVYSQARDMATRLSNDHEGTIVVFTPDYVGSHSDSISRSVLESAQDDAYREDHPIEAAAVFEARITQPAPPWGLYATGTVVLIIVLIVVFVLAIKRRAQGQ from the coding sequence GTGGCAGATTTAGAAAATATCCCCAAGGCGGACCGCCCCCCGATGCCGCTGCTCGGCGACGATTGGATGGAGTGGGCGCAGTTCGATGAGGTTAATGCGGATTTGTCTGCCGGAAACATCTCGGCCCCCGACGAGTTGGTCGAGGGGCTGGAGCCGATCGTCGACCACGCCGCGAGCAATGGGGTGGACCTCAACATCGTCATCACCGACCAGGAGGTCGGGGTCTATTCGCAGGCTCGCGACATGGCGACTCGTCTGTCCAACGACCACGAGGGCACGATCGTCGTGTTCACCCCCGATTACGTGGGATCTCATTCGGATTCGATTTCGCGCTCCGTCCTCGAGTCGGCGCAGGACGATGCCTATCGGGAGGACCATCCCATCGAGGCGGCAGCCGTTTTCGAAGCACGGATCACCCAGCCGGCTCCGCCTTGGGGACTCTACGCGACCGGGACGGTAGTACTCATCATCGTGCTCATCGTCGTATTCGTGCTGGCGATCAAGCGACGCGCCCAAGGCCAGTAG
- the sufU gene encoding Fe-S cluster assembly sulfur transfer protein SufU encodes MKLEQMYQEVILDHYRNPQLSGLREPFGAEVHHVNPTCGDELTLRLELGPDGQTVEDISYEAQGCSISQASTSMMASLLVGKPVDEALEIFDGFHEMISSRGKVDGDEDLLDDAVALQGVSQYPARVKCALLGWMAFKDALVQQQQ; translated from the coding sequence ATGAAGCTCGAGCAGATGTATCAGGAAGTGATCCTCGATCACTACCGCAACCCGCAGCTTTCCGGCCTCCGCGAACCCTTTGGCGCAGAAGTCCACCACGTCAATCCGACGTGCGGGGACGAGCTCACGCTTCGCCTGGAGCTCGGCCCGGACGGGCAGACCGTCGAGGATATCTCCTATGAAGCGCAGGGCTGCTCCATCTCCCAGGCATCGACGTCGATGATGGCAAGCCTCCTCGTGGGCAAGCCCGTCGACGAGGCGCTGGAGATTTTCGACGGCTTCCACGAGATGATTTCCTCCCGCGGAAAAGTCGACGGCGACGAGGACCTGCTCGACGATGCCGTCGCCCTCCAAGGGGTGTCCCAGTACCCGGCGCGCGTCAAGTGCGCACTGCTGGGTTGGATGGCCTTCAAAGACGCACTTGTCCAGCAGCAACAGTAG
- a CDS encoding TetR/AcrR family transcriptional regulator, with product MPKVSPDHMELRREQILAGARTCFAEYGFEGATVSRLEAAIELSRGAIFHHFADKDALFLELARRDTESMRDTIAEDGLVQVMRNLLASPEDYSWLGTRLEVARRVRTDNDFRAKWADHQKLIDEAATARLVTQKESGRVRTDVSDKVMFTYLDMVLDGLISHLASGGDVEIAEEVLDLVEQSVRTSE from the coding sequence GTGCCCAAGGTTTCCCCCGACCACATGGAACTCCGCCGAGAGCAAATACTCGCAGGAGCCCGAACGTGCTTCGCCGAATACGGTTTCGAGGGTGCGACGGTCTCCAGGCTGGAGGCGGCCATCGAACTTTCTCGTGGCGCGATCTTCCATCACTTCGCAGATAAAGACGCGCTCTTTCTCGAACTGGCGCGCCGTGACACCGAATCCATGCGCGACACCATTGCTGAAGACGGGCTCGTACAGGTGATGCGAAATCTGCTCGCTTCCCCGGAGGACTATTCGTGGCTCGGCACGCGACTCGAGGTCGCGCGCCGCGTCCGTACGGACAATGACTTCCGCGCGAAATGGGCCGATCACCAGAAGCTCATCGACGAAGCGGCCACCGCGCGTCTGGTCACGCAGAAGGAATCGGGACGCGTTCGCACAGACGTGTCCGACAAAGTGATGTTCACCTACCTCGACATGGTGCTCGACGGCCTGATCTCGCACCTTGCTTCGGGCGGCGACGTGGAGATCGCCGAAGAGGTCCTCGACCTCGTCGAACAATCGGTGCGAACCTCCGAATAA
- a CDS encoding lycopene cyclase family protein, with amino-acid sequence MSTPDILIAGLGPAGLALAAACSRRGLAVRTVEAHPGRTWSATYGMWHHQWERACAAFPELSGVPFSTTPRPRLIAPRRSGASPQFGLIAADYVVVDTAALQCALAAVCPPRMTSEEVLATADLGALAAQGTRVIDCRGAVPPDLRADPAAAACQTAYGVVLPAQHAREYLPGGAGCLMDWRTDAFGSPAKPSFLYAVNLPGDRMLLEETDLVGAPALTIARLRERLHQRLGWASPEPGTAGRAEGFADPDEIERSRGVLATEKVRFPVLPAVRPAGLETFGTAGTAGHPATGYSVGEILRSAESAADALAAGRPIPASTGVGTRALHRLGLRALLALEGPALQEMFAGFAALDVRRQLAFLDRSSKALPTGMAMASQWWNTTNATRAAVARAALLGR; translated from the coding sequence ATGTCCACTCCCGACATCCTCATCGCCGGCCTCGGTCCCGCAGGCCTTGCCCTCGCGGCGGCATGTTCTCGCCGCGGCCTCGCCGTGCGCACCGTGGAGGCGCATCCCGGGCGGACGTGGTCGGCGACCTACGGCATGTGGCACCACCAGTGGGAACGCGCCTGCGCCGCATTTCCCGAGCTCTCCGGCGTCCCCTTCTCCACGACGCCTCGCCCGCGCCTCATTGCGCCGCGCCGATCCGGAGCCTCGCCGCAATTCGGGCTCATCGCCGCCGATTACGTCGTCGTCGACACTGCTGCCTTACAGTGCGCCCTCGCTGCAGTCTGCCCTCCCCGTATGACGTCGGAGGAGGTACTCGCGACCGCCGACCTGGGCGCCCTCGCAGCGCAGGGCACACGCGTCATCGACTGCCGGGGGGCCGTCCCGCCCGACCTGCGTGCCGACCCCGCGGCAGCCGCGTGCCAGACCGCCTACGGCGTCGTCCTGCCGGCACAGCACGCTCGCGAGTATCTGCCTGGCGGCGCCGGGTGCCTCATGGATTGGCGCACCGACGCGTTTGGGTCGCCCGCCAAGCCCAGCTTTCTCTACGCCGTTAACCTGCCCGGCGACAGGATGCTGCTCGAGGAAACCGACCTCGTGGGAGCGCCGGCACTGACCATCGCACGATTGCGCGAGCGCCTCCACCAGCGGCTCGGCTGGGCCTCGCCGGAACCCGGAACTGCGGGCAGAGCAGAAGGCTTTGCTGATCCGGACGAGATCGAGCGGTCCCGTGGCGTGCTAGCCACCGAGAAGGTGCGATTCCCCGTGTTGCCCGCGGTTCGGCCTGCCGGATTGGAGACTTTTGGCACGGCGGGCACGGCTGGGCACCCGGCCACAGGGTACAGCGTCGGGGAAATCTTGCGGAGCGCGGAGAGTGCAGCTGATGCGCTCGCGGCCGGACGCCCCATCCCCGCCTCTACGGGAGTGGGGACGAGGGCGTTGCATCGCCTGGGATTGCGTGCCCTCCTGGCGCTCGAAGGTCCGGCGCTACAGGAAATGTTCGCTGGCTTCGCCGCGTTGGACGTGCGGCGTCAACTCGCGTTTCTGGACCGGAGCTCGAAGGCGCTACCGACCGGTATGGCCATGGCGTCGCAGTGGTGGAATACGACAAACGCCACGCGTGCGGCGGTGGCACGCGCGGCGCTTCTCGGGCGGTAG
- a CDS encoding ABC-F family ATP-binding cassette domain-containing protein, protein MITIDDLEVRAGVRTLLHMDGQTLRVQPGDRIGLVGRNGAGKTTTMRIIAGEGEPYGGEVTSTSEIGYLPQDPREGNMDQTAKNRVLSARGLDDLMARMSLEQERMADESDPKRQEKAVRRFGRYEEEFSARGGYEAESEAARICASLGLEDRILEQKMGTLSGGQRRRVELARILFAASEGGGKSATTLLLDEPTNHLDADSINWLRDFLAKHEGGLIIISHDVELLEDVVNKVWFLDAVRGEVDAYNLGWKKYLEQRATDEARRRRERANAEKKAATLRTQAAKLGAKATKAAAAKQMLRRADSMIDNLEEETVADRTARIAFPKPAACGKTPLFAKGLTKMYGSLEVFAGVDLAIDKGSRVVVLGFNGAGKTTLLKLLAGVERTDGEGGIVSGHGLRIGYFAQEHDTLDMDATVWDNIRHLAPDAGEQDLRGLLGAFMFSGPQLDQPTGTLSGGERTRLALAGLVSSAANVLLLDEPTNNLDPISREQVLDALRTYEGAVVLVTHDPGAVRALEPERVIVLPDGTEDLWNDEYMEIVELA, encoded by the coding sequence GTGATCACCATCGACGATCTTGAGGTACGCGCAGGTGTGCGCACCCTGCTGCACATGGACGGCCAGACGCTGCGTGTGCAACCGGGGGACCGCATCGGGCTCGTCGGTCGCAATGGTGCCGGTAAGACCACCACCATGCGCATCATCGCCGGCGAGGGGGAACCCTACGGCGGCGAGGTCACGTCGACGAGTGAAATCGGCTATCTCCCGCAGGACCCGCGCGAGGGCAACATGGACCAGACGGCGAAGAACCGCGTGCTCTCCGCGCGCGGCCTCGACGACCTGATGGCCAGGATGTCTCTCGAGCAGGAACGGATGGCAGACGAGTCCGATCCGAAGCGGCAAGAGAAGGCTGTTCGCCGTTTCGGCAGGTACGAGGAGGAGTTCTCTGCACGCGGAGGCTACGAGGCCGAGAGCGAAGCCGCCCGAATCTGCGCCTCGCTGGGGCTTGAGGACCGCATCCTCGAGCAAAAGATGGGCACCCTCTCCGGCGGACAGCGTCGCCGCGTCGAACTCGCGCGCATCCTGTTCGCCGCGTCCGAAGGTGGCGGCAAATCGGCGACGACGCTCCTTCTCGACGAACCGACGAACCACCTCGACGCCGATTCGATCAACTGGCTACGCGATTTTCTCGCCAAGCACGAGGGCGGACTCATCATCATCTCCCACGATGTCGAGCTGCTCGAGGACGTCGTGAACAAGGTGTGGTTCCTCGACGCCGTTCGCGGCGAGGTCGATGCCTACAATCTCGGCTGGAAGAAGTACCTTGAGCAGCGCGCCACCGACGAGGCACGGCGCCGTCGCGAACGCGCGAATGCTGAGAAGAAGGCCGCGACACTGCGAACACAGGCCGCCAAACTCGGCGCGAAGGCGACGAAGGCCGCCGCCGCCAAGCAGATGCTCCGGCGTGCGGATTCGATGATCGATAACCTCGAGGAGGAGACGGTCGCCGACCGCACCGCGCGCATCGCATTCCCGAAGCCGGCGGCGTGTGGCAAGACTCCGCTCTTCGCGAAGGGCCTGACCAAGATGTACGGCTCGCTCGAGGTGTTCGCCGGCGTGGACCTCGCGATCGACAAGGGATCGCGGGTCGTCGTGCTCGGCTTCAACGGTGCGGGCAAAACGACACTGCTCAAGCTGTTGGCCGGGGTCGAGCGCACCGACGGAGAAGGCGGCATCGTCTCGGGGCACGGGCTGCGTATCGGTTACTTCGCGCAGGAGCACGACACTCTCGATATGGACGCCACGGTGTGGGACAACATCCGGCACCTCGCTCCGGATGCCGGCGAGCAAGACCTGCGCGGCCTTCTTGGCGCATTCATGTTCTCCGGCCCGCAACTCGATCAGCCGACCGGTACCTTGTCCGGCGGCGAGCGCACGCGTCTGGCCCTCGCCGGTCTCGTCTCGTCAGCGGCGAATGTGCTGCTGCTCGACGAGCCGACGAATAACCTCGACCCGATCTCCCGTGAGCAGGTGCTCGACGCCCTGCGCACCTACGAGGGCGCCGTAGTCCTCGTCACCCACGACCCGGGCGCTGTGCGAGCGCTGGAGCCGGAGCGGGTCATCGTCTTGCCCGATGGCACCGAGGATCTGTGGAACGACGAATACATGGAGATCGTCGAACTCGCCTGA